A region from the Pseudochaenichthys georgianus unplaced genomic scaffold, fPseGeo1.2 scaffold_2258_arrow_ctg1, whole genome shotgun sequence genome encodes:
- the tsr2 gene encoding pre-rRNA-processing protein TSR2 homolog: MATPAASRVLFSEAVRQVLLSWPVLQIAVDNGFGGVYGTQKADWMVDVVQQFFHDNADLQRGEVEDFLCDIMNQEFNTVVEDGSLPQLCDALLQMFSQWQQGALQTLRNTIDALSQKKSERAKVTAPPPQSDDDEEDEEPQVMECEPSAPSVSRKADPPEEEDGWTVVKKK; encoded by the exons ATGGCGACCCCCGCAGCATCACGTGTTCTGTTCTCTGAGGCGGTGAGACAGGTGCTGCTCAGCTGGCCGGTTCTACAG aTCGCGGTGGATAATGGGTTTGGAGGCGTGTACGGGACGCAGAAAGCTGATTGGATGGTGGATGTGGTGCAGCAGTTTTTCCATGACAACG CCGACCTGCAGCGCGGAGAAGTTGAAGACTTCCTGTGCGACATCATGAACCAAGAGTTCAACACAGTGGTGGAGGACGGGAGTTTAcctcag ctgTGTGACGCTCTGCTGCAGATGTTCTCTCAGTGGCAGCAGGGGGCGCTGCAGACGCTCAGAAACACCATCGACGCCTTGTCTCAGAAGAAGAGTGAGAGGGCAAAGGTCAcggcccccccccctcagtctgatgatgatgaggaggatGAAGAACCTCAG gtgatgGAGTGTGAACCCTCCGCTCCGTCAGTCAGCAGGAAAGCAGACCCTCCTGAGGAAGAGGACGGCTGGACGGTGGTGAAGAAGAAGTga